One region of Mus musculus strain C57BL/6J chromosome 15, GRCm38.p6 C57BL/6J genomic DNA includes:
- the 1700088E04Rik gene encoding UPF0193 protein EVG1 homolog isoform 4 (isoform 4 is encoded by transcript variant 4), translating to MMKESKLTNFQQRHIMDTMKRDLEKEKRRLQNIFATGKDKEERKKVPHVRQEDPAPELDRFDELVKEIQDRKEFLAAMEALGQGRQYRSIILAEISQKLREMEDIDRRRSKELRKALATT from the exons ATGATGAAGGAGTCTAAACTGACAAACTTCCAGCAACGCCACATCATGGACACCATGAAAA GAgatctggagaaagagaaacGAAGACTCCAAAATATCTTTGCCACTGGGAAGGACAAGGAGGAACGGAAAAAGGTTCCCCACGTGCGGCAAGAAGACCCAGCTCCAGAGCTGGACCGGTTTGATGAAC TGGTGAAAGAAATCCAAGACAGGAAAGAATTCTTGGCTGCCATGGAGGCTCTGGGGCAGGGCAGGCAGTACCGCAGCATCATCCTGGCTGAGATCTCCCAG AAACTACGGGAAATGGAGGACATTGATCGCAGGAGGAGCAAGGAGCTGAGGAAAGCCCTCGCCACCACTTAA
- the 1700088E04Rik gene encoding UPF0193 protein EVG1 homolog isoform 2 (isoform 2 is encoded by transcript variant 2) produces the protein MASQERVDSVTKGTGFRRCRKQAGYTPGTCELLRGGAPLPLQCNPTSSLRGSPSKKAASAIYLPPILATHSHLRPASLCQANGAYSREQFKPQATRDLEKEKRRLQNIFATGKDKEERKKVPHVRQEDPAPELDRFDELVKEIQDRKEFLAAMEALGQGRQYRSIILAEISQKLREMEDIDRRRSKELRKALATT, from the exons ATGGCTTCCCAGGAAAGGGTGGACTCGGTGACCAAAGGAACCGGGTTCCGCCGCTGCCGTAAGCAAGCAGGTTACACGCCGGGGACTTGTGAGCTGCTCAGAG GAGGAGCCCCTCTGCCCCTGCAGTGCAACCCTACATCCAGCCTGAGGGGCTCTCCCTCCAAGAAGGCAGCCTCAGCCATCTACCTGCCTCCCATTCTggccacccactctcacctcaggCCTGCCAGCTTGTGCCAAGCCAATGGGGCGTACAGTCGTGAACAATTCAAGCCTCAGGCCACCA GAgatctggagaaagagaaacGAAGACTCCAAAATATCTTTGCCACTGGGAAGGACAAGGAGGAACGGAAAAAGGTTCCCCACGTGCGGCAAGAAGACCCAGCTCCAGAGCTGGACCGGTTTGATGAAC TGGTGAAAGAAATCCAAGACAGGAAAGAATTCTTGGCTGCCATGGAGGCTCTGGGGCAGGGCAGGCAGTACCGCAGCATCATCCTGGCTGAGATCTCCCAG AAACTACGGGAAATGGAGGACATTGATCGCAGGAGGAGCAAGGAGCTGAGGAAAGCCCTCGCCACCACTTAA
- the 1700088E04Rik gene encoding UPF0193 protein EVG1 homolog isoform 1 (isoform 1 is encoded by transcript variant 1), whose translation MASQERVDSVTKGTGFRRCRKQAGYTPGTCELLRVMMKESKLTNFQQRHIMDTMKRGAPLPLQCNPTSSLRGSPSKKAASAIYLPPILATHSHLRPASLCQANGAYSREQFKPQATRDLEKEKRRLQNIFATGKDKEERKKVPHVRQEDPAPELDRFDELVKEIQDRKEFLAAMEALGQGRQYRSIILAEISQKLREMEDIDRRRSKELRKALATT comes from the exons ATGGCTTCCCAGGAAAGGGTGGACTCGGTGACCAAAGGAACCGGGTTCCGCCGCTGCCGTAAGCAAGCAGGTTACACGCCGGGGACTTGTGAGCTGCTCAGAG TTATGATGAAGGAGTCTAAACTGACAAACTTCCAGCAACGCCACATCATGGACACCATGAAAA GAGGAGCCCCTCTGCCCCTGCAGTGCAACCCTACATCCAGCCTGAGGGGCTCTCCCTCCAAGAAGGCAGCCTCAGCCATCTACCTGCCTCCCATTCTggccacccactctcacctcaggCCTGCCAGCTTGTGCCAAGCCAATGGGGCGTACAGTCGTGAACAATTCAAGCCTCAGGCCACCA GAgatctggagaaagagaaacGAAGACTCCAAAATATCTTTGCCACTGGGAAGGACAAGGAGGAACGGAAAAAGGTTCCCCACGTGCGGCAAGAAGACCCAGCTCCAGAGCTGGACCGGTTTGATGAAC TGGTGAAAGAAATCCAAGACAGGAAAGAATTCTTGGCTGCCATGGAGGCTCTGGGGCAGGGCAGGCAGTACCGCAGCATCATCCTGGCTGAGATCTCCCAG AAACTACGGGAAATGGAGGACATTGATCGCAGGAGGAGCAAGGAGCTGAGGAAAGCCCTCGCCACCACTTAA
- the 1700088E04Rik gene encoding UPF0193 protein EVG1 homolog isoform 3 (isoform 3 is encoded by transcript variant 3) gives MASQERVDSVTKGTGFRRCRKQAGYTPGTCELLRVMMKESKLTNFQQRHIMDTMKRDLEKEKRRLQNIFATGKDKEERKKVPHVRQEDPAPELDRFDELVKEIQDRKEFLAAMEALGQGRQYRSIILAEISQKLREMEDIDRRRSKELRKALATT, from the exons ATGGCTTCCCAGGAAAGGGTGGACTCGGTGACCAAAGGAACCGGGTTCCGCCGCTGCCGTAAGCAAGCAGGTTACACGCCGGGGACTTGTGAGCTGCTCAGAG TTATGATGAAGGAGTCTAAACTGACAAACTTCCAGCAACGCCACATCATGGACACCATGAAAA GAgatctggagaaagagaaacGAAGACTCCAAAATATCTTTGCCACTGGGAAGGACAAGGAGGAACGGAAAAAGGTTCCCCACGTGCGGCAAGAAGACCCAGCTCCAGAGCTGGACCGGTTTGATGAAC TGGTGAAAGAAATCCAAGACAGGAAAGAATTCTTGGCTGCCATGGAGGCTCTGGGGCAGGGCAGGCAGTACCGCAGCATCATCCTGGCTGAGATCTCCCAG AAACTACGGGAAATGGAGGACATTGATCGCAGGAGGAGCAAGGAGCTGAGGAAAGCCCTCGCCACCACTTAA
- the Polr2f gene encoding DNA-directed RNA polymerases I, II, and III subunit RPABC2, with amino-acid sequence MSDNEDNFDGDDFDDVEEDEGLDDLENAEEEGQENVEILPSGERPQANQKRITTPYMTKYERARVLGTRALQIAMCAPVMVELEGETDPLLIAMKELKARKIPIIIRRYLPDGSYEDWGVDELIISD; translated from the exons ATGTCAGACAACGAGGACAA TTTCGACGGCGACGACTTTGATGACGTTGAGGAGGACGAAGGACTTGACGActtggaaaatgctgaggag GAGGGCCAGGAAAATGTCGAGATTCTCCCATCTGGTGAGCGACCACAGGCCAACCAGAAGCGGATCACCACTCCTTACATGACCAAGTATGAGCGGGCCCGGGTGCTGGGCACCCGGGCTCTTCAGATCGC GATGTGTGCCCCGGTGATGGTGGAGCTGGAGGGGGAGACAGACCCTTTGCTCATCGCCATGAAGGAACTCAA GGCGCGGAAGATCCCCATCATCATTCGCCGGTACCTGCCAGACGGCAGCTATGAGGACTGGGGCGTGGACGAGCTTATCATCAGCGACTGA